The following coding sequences lie in one Tichowtungia aerotolerans genomic window:
- a CDS encoding sulfatase family protein yields the protein MDKKLNVLLITSDQQHWNTLGFLNSEIHTPNLDQLAAQGMVFSRTYCPNPTCTPTRASMITGQYPSQHGAWSLGTKLMDDVHTVGEDFAAAGYRTALVGKAHFQPLASTEEFPSMEAYPILQDLEFWKEFNGPFYGFEHVELARNHTDEAHVGQHYALWMEEKGFASWRDSFRTPTGTQDAQEYSWDLPEEFHYNTWISDRTTGLLEDYQQNDENFFLWASFFDPHPSYLVPEPWASMYDPAALTLPGQRDEEHRDNPLHYRKTQEKNPDFSMYEEPGGNVCHGFESHLRTEEQLRKDLACYYGMVSCLDKYIGRILDRLDELGLAENTLVIFTTDHGHLFGQHGLVAKGAFNYEDLIRIPFIARLPESIAAASQSPAMQSLVDLAPTILDFCGLPIPRTMTGISQKPVWLGEAGGVRDRIMVENRHQPFLVNSKTYVDRRYKLTVYCGSDEGELFDLQEDPGEFYNRWKDPGCRELRSELMLKLIQAEMQKEPMPMPRISMA from the coding sequence ATGGATAAAAAATTAAATGTTCTGCTGATCACCAGTGACCAGCAGCATTGGAATACATTGGGATTTCTGAATTCGGAAATTCATACACCGAACCTGGACCAGTTGGCTGCTCAAGGGATGGTGTTCAGTCGGACCTACTGCCCGAATCCAACCTGTACGCCGACGCGGGCGTCGATGATCACCGGCCAGTATCCAAGTCAGCACGGGGCCTGGTCCCTGGGTACGAAGCTGATGGACGATGTGCATACGGTGGGTGAGGATTTTGCCGCGGCGGGGTATCGTACTGCACTTGTCGGCAAGGCTCATTTCCAGCCGCTGGCTTCCACGGAGGAGTTTCCGTCTATGGAGGCATATCCGATTCTCCAGGATCTGGAGTTCTGGAAGGAGTTCAACGGTCCGTTTTACGGTTTTGAGCACGTCGAGCTGGCACGGAATCATACAGACGAGGCGCACGTCGGGCAGCATTATGCGCTGTGGATGGAGGAGAAGGGGTTTGCGAGCTGGCGGGATTCTTTCCGGACCCCGACGGGTACCCAGGACGCGCAGGAATATAGCTGGGATCTTCCGGAAGAGTTTCATTATAACACGTGGATTTCAGACCGTACCACTGGTCTGCTGGAAGATTACCAGCAGAACGATGAAAACTTTTTTCTATGGGCCAGCTTTTTTGATCCGCATCCCTCCTATCTGGTTCCGGAGCCGTGGGCATCCATGTATGATCCGGCTGCATTGACTTTGCCGGGACAACGAGATGAAGAGCATCGGGATAATCCGCTGCATTATCGGAAGACTCAGGAAAAGAACCCCGATTTTTCGATGTATGAAGAGCCGGGTGGGAATGTCTGCCATGGATTCGAATCACATCTTAGAACCGAAGAACAGCTGCGAAAGGATCTGGCCTGTTATTACGGAATGGTGTCCTGTCTCGACAAATATATTGGTCGTATTCTGGATCGGTTGGATGAACTGGGGCTCGCCGAAAATACGCTTGTGATTTTTACAACGGATCACGGGCATCTCTTTGGTCAGCACGGATTGGTTGCCAAGGGTGCATTCAACTATGAAGATCTTATCAGAATCCCGTTTATCGCCCGTCTGCCGGAAAGTATTGCTGCTGCATCGCAGAGTCCGGCGATGCAGTCGCTGGTTGACCTGGCTCCGACGATACTCGATTTCTGTGGCCTGCCGATTCCCCGCACGATGACAGGAATCAGCCAGAAGCCGGTCTGGCTGGGTGAAGCAGGTGGGGTTCGTGATCGCATTATGGTTGAAAATCGTCATCAGCCGTTTTTGGTGAACAGCAAAACCTATGTTGACCGACGATATAAGCTGACTGTCTATTGCGGCTCAGATGAGGGAGAGCTGTTTGATCTGCAGGAGGACCCGGGAGAATTCTATAACCGCTGGAAAGATCCGGGGTGCCGCGAATTAAGGAGCGAACTGATGCTGAAACTGATTCAGGCGGAAATGCAAAAAGAACCGATGCCCATGCCGCGGATTTCGATGGCTTAA
- a CDS encoding MFS transporter: MSEKRLNLMGIFKYAIGDGAFSITMNGMNNFAMIYLTQILGLKAEWASLSISIAILWDAVTDPIMGHISDNTRTRWGRRHPYVLVGGLLAAVSFVLFWTVPQVLGSTGLMFAAAVVINLMIRTALTIYAVPYTALGFEICPEYEDRARLQGVRFFVNQVTNFVFGALAWRMFFTERLNDSGEMTDGSLIPSNYLIMAIVLSSFIAILVSACCFGTRQFAIDNRDDEIEGNNLKEFWNDFSDIFKDRLAVNVFMFFVVAQFSMMLMSQTQMFTYIFYMKFSALEKTIVHGGGMLAFAFCSLNLSKLVTRFDKKPAGYIGMALAMFGGLGLMVVFRGGLMAPQAGPFNIGGETLHLSMLVFAFLQMCWWGGCGMVVPLASSMIADVAAINEKKTGKTKNASYASVFTFCQKAAGSIGIIICGKILSLSGIVSGAKDQTVDASNNIALMTFISGPIVIAGAMLLLRRYPITRDTIRKLTE, encoded by the coding sequence ATGAGCGAAAAACGATTGAATCTGATGGGGATTTTTAAATATGCCATCGGAGATGGAGCCTTTTCCATCACGATGAACGGTATGAATAATTTCGCCATGATTTATCTGACCCAGATTCTGGGCCTGAAAGCGGAATGGGCATCGCTGTCAATCAGTATTGCGATTCTGTGGGATGCGGTTACTGATCCGATCATGGGGCATATTTCTGATAACACCCGCACCCGCTGGGGGCGGAGGCATCCGTATGTTCTGGTCGGTGGTCTGCTCGCGGCAGTCTCGTTTGTTCTGTTCTGGACCGTTCCACAGGTGCTCGGTTCGACCGGGCTGATGTTTGCCGCAGCGGTGGTGATCAATCTGATGATTCGCACTGCATTGACGATCTATGCGGTTCCTTATACGGCACTCGGCTTCGAGATTTGCCCGGAATATGAAGATCGGGCGCGTTTGCAGGGAGTTCGTTTTTTCGTGAATCAGGTTACCAACTTTGTGTTCGGCGCGTTGGCGTGGCGGATGTTTTTTACCGAACGGTTGAATGACTCTGGAGAAATGACCGATGGATCACTGATCCCGTCAAATTATCTGATCATGGCCATTGTCCTTTCCTCGTTTATCGCCATTCTGGTTTCAGCCTGCTGCTTCGGAACGCGGCAGTTTGCGATCGATAACCGCGACGATGAGATTGAGGGAAACAACCTGAAAGAATTTTGGAACGACTTCTCGGATATTTTCAAAGACCGTCTGGCGGTCAACGTGTTTATGTTTTTTGTCGTCGCTCAGTTTTCTATGATGCTGATGTCGCAGACCCAGATGTTCACCTACATCTTCTACATGAAATTCAGTGCGCTCGAAAAAACCATTGTACATGGCGGCGGCATGCTGGCTTTTGCGTTCTGTTCATTGAACCTTTCGAAACTGGTTACACGTTTCGATAAAAAACCGGCAGGTTATATCGGCATGGCGCTTGCCATGTTCGGCGGACTGGGCCTGATGGTGGTTTTCCGGGGCGGGTTGATGGCGCCTCAGGCCGGACCGTTTAATATCGGTGGCGAAACGCTGCATCTTTCCATGCTGGTGTTTGCTTTTCTTCAGATGTGCTGGTGGGGCGGGTGCGGCATGGTTGTGCCTTTGGCCAGCTCTATGATCGCGGATGTCGCGGCGATTAATGAGAAAAAGACCGGCAAGACAAAAAATGCCAGTTATGCCTCTGTCTTTACCTTTTGCCAGAAAGCGGCCGGTTCGATCGGGATCATCATTTGCGGGAAGATTCTATCCCTGTCCGGTATTGTTTCCGGGGCGAAGGACCAGACCGTGGATGCTTCGAATAATATTGCCCTGATGACTTTTATCAGCGGTCCCATTGTCATTGCCGGAGCCATGTTGCTTCTTCGCCGCTACCCGATCACCCGCGACACTATCAGAAAACTCACGGAATAA
- a CDS encoding right-handed parallel beta-helix repeat-containing protein gives MNLLLLSVIFLVSGPKGQPTTALYSNGFSGAVGTVATESSPVHDIQDYYSASTATAQMDGEGHLQSVNPDQAAATYRFRLDPTGAPSEKFGAVKLTADVRVPSENWVGFGFHGADAGGILTQGADAGPWALIAPTYTRVFGGCVTSNALDIIRTDGLCSAGDWITLDVTYFCRTETVSLQINDHLLIDRQPISHTASFSGQTETPSLQWAQVQFFYQEAGTNGGGIVDRLIIETYPGLQGPEDQAAMITPHPQFLWNEDSFEYGSEPIDAYQVQISTESGFRLLVVDDTIQTTRYVPVDPLAAGDYWWRVRALRDSGPGNWSLARRLTITEPAGVYTVPSGSSASDIAAVLAVADNNSPAMVRFERGTYRVAPSSDSSVLSLNGASDLIIDGNGSTVMIETPDAGFSSLKSCTNVTVRNFSIDYDPLPFAFGTVTAVDTGNNTFDLQLWDGTPRLDDDHMAAAQLAGNGWGVLLDTKVPGRLKSNVNDFYRTEDSFAQVDTNIFRLALTAAHQYRISDFSINDIFVKLSRQQGLNYVFKSKDLTFYKVVTYAAAGANLVGSYCDSVNVLRSGSRIADGRWASGCADGVHCQNFRNGPWVQGCSYQGIMDDGANIYAIPMYVRQKFSNTSFRFYNTATYDLRADDQLTFFDPLSGWPIGGARIVSSTATNVSGVNYVDITLDAAIEGAISAGTSKIHTTVYNVSRNGKGFVFRRNTFGDSRRYGLFIKSSDGLIVENTFEGLSGPAITVQNNPGWPEGLNSSGLSVISNLINGCTFSSYILNQERGSIELQAKGYNGTAEFESSWKGQSDICIQGNTIVDWQRRAIRAHCAENLLVEGNVIANTVDSFAAGQSNYAIYLKNTANAFVWDNQIDDSRSLTGTIEVQNSTNVVVLGNTVP, from the coding sequence GTGAACTTGTTGCTGCTCTCCGTCATTTTTCTGGTATCCGGTCCGAAGGGCCAACCGACCACGGCGTTGTATTCAAACGGTTTCTCTGGCGCGGTGGGCACCGTTGCGACCGAATCATCACCGGTTCATGACATTCAGGATTATTATTCCGCATCCACCGCGACCGCACAAATGGACGGCGAGGGGCACCTGCAAAGTGTGAATCCGGACCAGGCGGCAGCCACTTACCGGTTCCGTCTGGATCCAACCGGCGCTCCGTCTGAAAAATTCGGCGCGGTTAAGCTGACTGCGGATGTGCGGGTGCCGTCAGAGAATTGGGTCGGCTTTGGATTTCACGGAGCGGATGCGGGCGGAATTCTTACTCAGGGGGCTGATGCCGGACCGTGGGCGCTGATTGCGCCAACGTATACCCGCGTTTTCGGCGGTTGTGTAACCAGCAATGCTTTGGACATAATCAGAACTGACGGGCTTTGTTCTGCCGGGGATTGGATCACTTTGGATGTGACATATTTCTGCCGGACGGAAACCGTTTCTCTGCAGATCAACGACCATCTCCTGATCGACCGGCAGCCGATCAGTCATACCGCCTCTTTTAGCGGCCAAACGGAGACTCCTTCACTGCAGTGGGCGCAGGTTCAGTTTTTCTATCAGGAAGCCGGAACAAACGGAGGCGGGATCGTTGACCGTTTAATAATCGAAACGTATCCCGGTCTGCAGGGTCCGGAAGATCAGGCAGCGATGATTACTCCTCATCCGCAGTTCCTATGGAATGAAGACAGTTTTGAATACGGCAGCGAGCCGATTGATGCATATCAGGTGCAAATCTCCACCGAGAGTGGATTCCGCCTGCTGGTTGTGGACGATACAATACAGACTACCCGGTATGTTCCGGTTGACCCGCTTGCTGCCGGCGACTATTGGTGGCGGGTTCGCGCTTTGCGGGACAGCGGCCCCGGGAACTGGTCCTTGGCCCGCCGGCTGACCATTACGGAACCAGCCGGTGTTTACACGGTTCCTTCAGGATCGTCTGCATCTGATATCGCGGCGGTTTTGGCCGTTGCGGATAACAACAGTCCGGCCATGGTTCGGTTTGAGCGGGGAACCTATCGGGTGGCGCCTTCTTCCGACAGTTCTGTCTTGAGTCTTAACGGAGCATCGGACCTGATTATTGACGGGAACGGATCAACGGTGATGATTGAAACCCCGGATGCCGGATTCAGTTCGCTGAAAAGCTGCACCAATGTAACCGTGCGGAATTTCAGTATCGATTATGATCCATTGCCGTTTGCCTTCGGGACAGTCACTGCTGTCGATACAGGGAATAACACCTTCGACCTGCAGCTGTGGGACGGAACTCCGCGGCTTGATGATGATCATATGGCCGCTGCGCAGCTGGCTGGTAACGGGTGGGGAGTGCTTTTGGATACAAAGGTTCCCGGACGGCTTAAAAGCAATGTGAATGATTTTTATCGCACGGAAGATTCATTTGCGCAGGTTGATACCAATATATTCCGGCTTGCCCTGACGGCAGCGCATCAATATCGGATCAGTGATTTTTCGATAAATGATATTTTCGTAAAGCTCTCCCGGCAGCAGGGGTTGAATTATGTGTTTAAATCCAAAGACCTGACGTTTTACAAGGTGGTCACCTATGCAGCGGCCGGTGCCAACCTGGTCGGCTCTTACTGCGACAGTGTGAACGTTCTTCGAAGTGGAAGCAGGATCGCCGACGGACGGTGGGCGTCCGGCTGTGCGGATGGCGTACATTGCCAGAATTTCCGTAATGGCCCCTGGGTGCAGGGATGCAGTTATCAGGGAATTATGGATGATGGAGCCAATATCTACGCCATTCCAATGTATGTTCGGCAGAAGTTTTCAAATACATCTTTCCGGTTTTATAATACAGCGACGTACGATTTGAGAGCGGACGACCAGTTGACCTTCTTTGATCCATTGTCCGGCTGGCCGATTGGAGGTGCACGCATCGTTTCCAGCACTGCGACCAATGTTTCCGGCGTTAATTATGTCGATATCACGCTGGACGCAGCAATTGAGGGTGCGATCAGCGCAGGAACATCGAAGATCCACACAACGGTCTACAATGTAAGTCGCAACGGGAAGGGGTTCGTTTTTCGGAGAAATACATTCGGTGATTCGCGTCGCTATGGGCTTTTTATCAAGAGTTCGGATGGTTTGATTGTGGAAAATACGTTCGAAGGGCTGAGCGGTCCGGCAATTACGGTGCAGAACAATCCCGGATGGCCGGAAGGCCTGAATTCGAGCGGGCTTTCAGTAATCAGCAACCTGATTAACGGGTGCACCTTTTCCAGTTATATCCTGAATCAGGAGCGCGGAAGTATTGAGCTGCAGGCGAAGGGGTATAACGGGACGGCAGAGTTTGAGTCGTCATGGAAAGGTCAGTCCGACATCTGCATACAGGGAAATACGATTGTAGACTGGCAGCGCCGGGCGATTCGCGCACATTGCGCCGAGAATCTTTTGGTCGAAGGAAATGTCATTGCAAACACGGTCGACAGCTTTGCCGCGGGGCAGTCTAATTATGCAATTTATTTGAAGAATACTGCGAATGCATTCGTTTGGGATAATCAGATTGATGATTCCCGTTCACTGACCGGAACAATCGAGGTTCAGAACAGCACGAACGTGGTTGTTCTGGGAAATACGGTGCCGTAA
- a CDS encoding FAD-dependent oxidoreductase — MKRREFHKAGTLFFTAVGAGRLGFSFVPGESFDDGPYKNTIAFRKPPRIIKEEEDGFLWADAADFQNYGGWALDTQFAGFMGSSYLIAHGTGTPVNDAVLEIPDVTAGRYRIWVRSKNWIPEYSPGRFTLSVNGQDCESQFGVQSSAGWSWEDGGEHQLPEGKTVLFLKDLTGYYGRCSSVILTRDLKYKPPAGLEAFRRERARLSGVSDVPESAGKYDVVVVGAGTAGCCAAIASARMGAKTVLISDRPVVGGNASIELGVPVQGAAKFHEHAREGGIIEEAGRMAAVKDSVILTRPFADLIAAEPGLTVVENMFLEGVEKDRGGKIKAALARDTLTGARRQFAGKIFVDTTGDSWLGYHAGAEHRLGREARDEYSESLAPDIADNITMSGCLRGPHESFQRCIFYRTVKTGAPQSYTAPEWVYDLPEFPVFSHGRGHPDKLESFAKNGIWWIEYPGTTDDLNDPEGARDELLRINFSFWNHMKNIWPERGRLAEFRLDYVPFSNAKRETRRLIGDYVLNQNDCVADRHFEDAIGHAGWMLDIHATKGIFSTTGPFDSHQKIPVCEIPYRCLYSRNIENLMMAGRNISVTHYALGTVRVQGQTSLTGQAAGTAAALACLNGTTPRAIYEKHIGQLQQTLLKEDQFIPKVLNCDSQDLARTASVRASGSAPNCAPENVINGIARPWPGESNIWRSAAGEALPQWIELTLQEPAEISMVQCAFDTDLSVPLPNQRCSCPKGCVRNYFIEVYADGQWKTVARETGNFQRFRRHSFSPVIAEKVRLVAESVQDVSQAIVHEIRIYKNNRPAVLWEEPI; from the coding sequence ATGAAGCGACGTGAATTTCATAAGGCAGGAACACTCTTTTTTACAGCGGTTGGTGCCGGCCGGCTCGGTTTTTCCTTTGTTCCCGGCGAATCATTTGACGATGGTCCTTACAAAAACACAATCGCCTTTCGCAAGCCGCCGCGGATTATCAAAGAAGAGGAGGATGGTTTTCTATGGGCGGATGCCGCTGATTTTCAAAATTACGGCGGATGGGCACTCGATACGCAGTTTGCCGGATTTATGGGATCGTCGTATCTGATTGCGCATGGAACCGGAACTCCGGTGAACGATGCGGTGCTGGAAATTCCGGACGTGACGGCTGGGCGTTACCGCATCTGGGTGCGCAGCAAGAACTGGATTCCGGAATATTCACCCGGACGTTTTACTTTGTCCGTAAACGGTCAGGACTGCGAATCGCAATTCGGAGTTCAGTCGTCGGCAGGATGGAGCTGGGAAGACGGCGGAGAGCATCAGCTCCCCGAAGGAAAAACCGTGTTGTTCCTGAAGGACCTGACCGGTTATTACGGACGTTGTTCTTCTGTGATTCTCACTCGGGATTTAAAGTATAAACCGCCGGCTGGACTGGAGGCGTTCAGACGGGAGCGCGCCCGACTGTCCGGGGTGTCCGACGTTCCTGAATCTGCCGGGAAGTACGATGTCGTGGTTGTTGGAGCCGGAACCGCCGGCTGCTGCGCAGCTATCGCTTCCGCCCGCATGGGCGCAAAGACGGTTTTGATTTCCGACCGGCCGGTTGTGGGCGGCAACGCCAGCATCGAGCTCGGCGTGCCCGTGCAGGGGGCCGCCAAGTTCCACGAACACGCCAGAGAGGGAGGAATTATCGAGGAAGCCGGCCGGATGGCTGCGGTGAAAGACAGCGTGATCCTGACTCGTCCGTTTGCCGACCTGATCGCCGCGGAACCGGGTCTGACAGTCGTTGAAAACATGTTTCTGGAAGGTGTGGAGAAAGACCGCGGAGGGAAAATAAAAGCCGCGCTGGCTCGCGACACCCTGACCGGAGCCCGCCGGCAATTTGCCGGAAAAATCTTTGTGGATACCACCGGTGACAGCTGGCTCGGTTATCATGCAGGTGCAGAGCATCGTCTTGGCCGGGAAGCTCGAGATGAGTACAGTGAGAGTCTTGCGCCGGACATTGCGGATAACATCACCATGAGCGGCTGCCTGCGGGGGCCGCATGAAAGTTTCCAGCGCTGCATTTTTTACCGGACTGTAAAAACCGGAGCGCCTCAGTCGTACACGGCTCCGGAATGGGTTTATGATCTGCCGGAATTTCCTGTGTTTTCTCATGGGAGGGGCCATCCGGATAAGCTGGAGTCCTTCGCAAAAAACGGTATATGGTGGATTGAATACCCCGGAACAACCGATGATCTGAATGATCCCGAAGGTGCGCGGGACGAGCTTTTGCGCATCAATTTTTCATTCTGGAACCACATGAAGAATATCTGGCCGGAGAGAGGACGCCTTGCGGAATTCAGGCTTGATTATGTTCCTTTTTCGAATGCCAAGCGCGAAACCCGTCGGCTGATAGGTGATTATGTGCTGAACCAGAATGATTGTGTCGCGGACCGGCATTTTGAGGATGCCATCGGCCATGCAGGCTGGATGCTCGATATTCATGCAACGAAGGGAATCTTCTCAACGACCGGCCCCTTTGATTCGCATCAGAAAATTCCAGTCTGTGAAATTCCGTATCGCTGCCTCTATTCCCGCAATATTGAAAACCTGATGATGGCCGGACGCAATATCAGTGTAACCCATTATGCGCTGGGAACCGTGCGGGTTCAGGGGCAGACCTCCCTTACGGGTCAGGCTGCCGGAACGGCCGCAGCGTTGGCCTGCTTGAACGGAACGACTCCGCGGGCAATTTACGAAAAGCATATCGGACAGCTTCAGCAGACACTGCTGAAAGAGGATCAGTTTATTCCCAAGGTGTTGAATTGTGACTCGCAAGACCTGGCCCGGACGGCATCGGTTCGGGCATCCGGTTCTGCGCCCAATTGCGCGCCCGAAAATGTGATTAACGGAATTGCGCGGCCGTGGCCGGGCGAGTCCAACATCTGGCGCTCCGCCGCCGGTGAGGCCCTGCCGCAGTGGATCGAACTGACGCTGCAGGAGCCGGCTGAAATTTCCATGGTTCAGTGCGCGTTTGATACCGATCTGAGTGTTCCGCTCCCGAACCAGCGATGCAGCTGTCCAAAGGGGTGTGTGCGCAACTATTTCATTGAGGTGTATGCGGATGGGCAGTGGAAAACAGTTGCTCGTGAAACCGGTAATTTTCAGCGGTTTCGGCGTCATTCATTTTCACCGGTGATTGCGGAGAAAGTCCGTCTGGTTGCTGAGTCTGTTCAGGATGTGTCACAGGCAATTGTTCATGAGATCCGGATTTATAAAAACAACCGTCCGGCGGTTCTTTGGGAGGAGCCGATATGA
- a CDS encoding sulfatase family protein: MIRKCLTAAVSSVLTVAAVQEKPNILFIVTDDQDFATIGAYGGNVLTPNMDRIAREGMRFNRGYCTSSSCAPSRYGIMTGRLASRCSAKEFGAKNAPGEQAYITNDAIVLEPDRPTLPQALQAGGYRTGITGKWHLGPHHYETIGMQNVSKDWKLGDPEADVVLQENQRKIAAYFKTLGFEYTANMYWDNVGEWSVYIDGYNAQNLEWTVDGALKFLDQQDDRPFFFWFAPLQMHNPCGAVKEFAPLVGSERITPAGLLAEAPQVQPPRSTILSRLEEAGVPLKIPQTDACVKYGTEYVLWLDDGIGAILNKLDQMGVADNTLVVFFSDNATWGKFHTYERGCNVPLMMRWPDRIKAGSVTDALVANVDFAPTVLAAAGLDVPADLGTDGVNQLPLLDGEKPSVRETVMLEFGTSRSISDGKWKYIAIRHTDRDREFEKKTGLPSGHWGAGETVPRFKGLQGWRKWHEKNYPAYYDSDQLYDLEKDPEEQSNLAANPEYADVLVRMKKMMTDEMKELSRPFGEFKN; the protein is encoded by the coding sequence ATGATCCGGAAATGTTTGACAGCCGCAGTATCGTCCGTACTTACGGTTGCTGCGGTTCAGGAGAAGCCCAACATCCTTTTTATTGTAACCGATGATCAGGACTTCGCCACTATCGGTGCCTATGGTGGAAATGTCCTGACGCCCAATATGGATCGAATTGCCAGAGAGGGAATGCGTTTTAATCGGGGATACTGCACCTCCAGCAGCTGTGCGCCGAGCCGCTACGGCATTATGACCGGCCGTCTTGCCAGTCGCTGTTCCGCAAAGGAATTCGGAGCAAAGAACGCGCCGGGCGAACAGGCCTATATCACCAACGACGCCATCGTTCTGGAACCCGATCGTCCGACTCTGCCGCAGGCGCTTCAGGCCGGCGGATATCGTACCGGAATTACCGGCAAATGGCACCTCGGTCCGCATCACTATGAAACCATCGGAATGCAGAATGTTTCCAAGGATTGGAAACTGGGCGACCCTGAAGCCGATGTCGTCCTTCAGGAAAACCAGCGGAAGATTGCAGCGTATTTTAAAACACTCGGCTTCGAGTACACCGCGAACATGTACTGGGACAATGTCGGCGAGTGGTCGGTGTACATTGACGGATACAACGCCCAGAATCTGGAGTGGACCGTTGACGGCGCGCTGAAATTCCTTGATCAGCAGGATGACCGTCCGTTCTTCTTCTGGTTTGCTCCGCTGCAGATGCACAACCCGTGCGGTGCGGTCAAAGAGTTTGCTCCGCTGGTTGGCAGTGAGCGAATTACACCCGCCGGACTGCTCGCCGAAGCTCCGCAGGTGCAGCCGCCGCGCTCCACCATTCTGTCGCGTCTGGAAGAGGCCGGTGTTCCGCTGAAAATTCCGCAAACAGACGCCTGTGTGAAATACGGGACGGAGTATGTTCTCTGGCTGGATGATGGAATCGGTGCGATTCTCAACAAACTCGATCAAATGGGTGTTGCCGACAATACGCTGGTGGTGTTTTTCAGTGACAACGCCACTTGGGGAAAATTCCACACCTATGAACGCGGCTGCAATGTGCCGCTGATGATGCGCTGGCCGGACCGGATTAAAGCAGGTTCTGTCACCGATGCGCTGGTTGCCAACGTCGACTTTGCTCCGACGGTTCTGGCTGCGGCCGGGCTGGATGTTCCTGCCGATCTTGGAACGGACGGCGTGAACCAGCTCCCGCTTCTGGACGGAGAAAAACCGTCCGTCCGGGAAACCGTGATGCTGGAGTTCGGAACATCGCGTTCCATCTCCGACGGGAAATGGAAGTACATTGCAATCCGCCACACCGATCGCGACCGGGAATTTGAAAAAAAGACCGGCCTGCCGTCCGGCCACTGGGGCGCCGGAGAAACCGTTCCGCGGTTCAAGGGACTTCAGGGCTGGCGTAAATGGCACGAAAAAAACTATCCGGCCTATTACGACAGCGACCAGTTGTACGACCTTGAAAAAGATCCGGAAGAGCAAAGCAATCTGGCCGCCAATCCGGAATATGCCGATGTGCTCGTGCGGATGAAAAAAATGATGACGGACGAAATGAAGGAGCTGTCGCGCCCGTTCGGAGAATTTAAAAACTGA